In the genome of Phycisphaerales bacterium, one region contains:
- a CDS encoding polysaccharide deacetylase family protein, which produces MASVCFYFQVHQPFRLRRFSIFDRGADYFDNPANLEILRKVATRCYLPANAVLRETLERHEGRFRVAFSVSGVAIEQFQRHVPEVIDSFRRLAETGCVEFLAETYYHSLSFLYSRAEFEEQVTQHRQLMRRLFGYEPRVFRNTELIYNNEVARVAAELGFGAVLCEGADHLLGYRTPTFLYHPPQRPDVRLLLKNYRLSDDIAFRFSERAWPEWPLTPAKFAHWIDQVNGAGSVVNLFLDYETFGEHQSAETGIFDFLRELPTAVLARPDNDFRTPGECAAAFESAGEYDVPHMISWADTERDLSAWLGNAMQSNALHELYRLEPLVKQRGDEALLHDWRRLQTSDHFYYMCTKTQGDGAVHSYFNPYDSPYDSFINFMNVLDNLRGRVGARSAGRD; this is translated from the coding sequence ATGGCCTCCGTATGCTTCTACTTTCAAGTTCACCAGCCCTTCCGCCTGCGGCGGTTCAGTATTTTTGACCGCGGCGCGGACTACTTCGACAATCCGGCCAATCTGGAGATCCTGCGGAAGGTGGCCACGCGGTGCTACCTGCCGGCGAATGCCGTCCTGCGGGAGACGCTCGAGCGGCATGAGGGCCGGTTCCGAGTGGCCTTCTCGGTCAGCGGTGTCGCAATAGAACAGTTCCAGCGCCATGTGCCCGAGGTAATCGATTCATTCCGGCGGCTGGCGGAAACCGGCTGCGTCGAGTTCCTCGCCGAAACGTACTACCACTCGTTGAGCTTCCTCTACTCGCGGGCCGAATTCGAGGAGCAGGTCACCCAGCACCGGCAGCTTATGCGCCGCCTGTTCGGGTATGAGCCGCGTGTCTTTCGCAACACCGAATTGATCTACAACAACGAAGTGGCCCGGGTGGCGGCCGAATTGGGCTTCGGGGCGGTTCTGTGCGAAGGGGCGGACCACCTGCTCGGCTATCGCACGCCGACTTTCCTTTATCACCCGCCGCAGCGGCCCGACGTGCGGCTGCTCCTGAAGAACTACCGCCTGTCGGACGACATCGCCTTCCGCTTCAGTGAGCGGGCCTGGCCGGAATGGCCGCTGACCCCCGCAAAATTCGCCCACTGGATCGACCAGGTGAACGGGGCCGGCTCCGTGGTAAACCTGTTCCTCGACTACGAGACTTTCGGCGAGCACCAGTCGGCCGAAACCGGCATCTTCGACTTCCTGCGTGAACTGCCGACCGCCGTGCTGGCACGGCCCGATAACGATTTCCGCACGCCGGGTGAATGTGCCGCGGCGTTTGAATCAGCCGGGGAATACGACGTCCCGCACATGATCTCGTGGGCGGATACGGAGCGCGATTTGTCGGCGTGGCTGGGCAACGCGATGCAGTCGAACGCCTTGCACGAGCTGTACCGGCTCGAACCGCTCGTTAAACAGCGCGGCGACGAGGCCCTGCTGCACGATTGGCGCCGCTTGCAGACCTCCGACCACTTCTACTACATGTGCACCAAGACCCAGGGCGACGGAGCGGTGCATAGCTACTTCAACCCGTACGACTCCCCCTACGACTCGTTCATCAACTTCATGAACGTGCTGGACAACCTGCGCGGCCGCGTCGGGGCCCGCAGTGCCGGCCGCGACTGA
- a CDS encoding glycosyltransferase, with amino-acid sequence MKVFMLGWEFPPFISGGLGTACFGLTRALDKLDIEVLFVLPRAVENTGDSHVQILSPATAAAHARRRGAVGPLESMFQHTQFRAVPARLTPYARPEEGEETDDDEGTPGGRMAPGGTPSRRVRRRRGTVADPTLGGGPGDNYGGDLFAQIERYAALACAAAEGEQFDLIHAHDWMTFLAGIAVQQESGKPLVVHVHSTEFDRTGLHVNQRIYDIERAGMHAATNVIAVSHLTRNIILRHYGVDPRKVEVVYNAIDDNGDAPTVDLPPITRDDKIVLFLGRITMQKGPEYFLAAAKRVLEVMDNVRFVMAGSGDMIRRMIELAAEMGIGHKVLFTGFLRGNDVRRVYRMADLYVMPSVSEPFGLTPLEALSNDVPVLISKQSGVAEVLTHALKVDFWDVDEMANKIVAVLRHPPLQAALRDHGGFEVKRFSWVDAARNCIKVYEAATGAWRD; translated from the coding sequence ATGAAGGTCTTCATGCTGGGGTGGGAGTTTCCGCCGTTTATCAGTGGCGGCCTTGGAACCGCTTGTTTCGGGCTGACTCGCGCGCTTGACAAGCTTGATATCGAAGTACTCTTCGTCCTGCCGCGGGCGGTGGAAAATACCGGCGACAGTCACGTGCAGATCCTTTCGCCGGCCACGGCGGCAGCCCACGCCCGGCGGCGCGGTGCCGTGGGTCCGTTGGAAAGCATGTTCCAGCACACCCAGTTCCGGGCCGTGCCTGCCCGGCTAACCCCCTATGCCCGCCCGGAAGAAGGTGAGGAAACCGACGACGACGAAGGCACTCCCGGCGGCCGCATGGCACCGGGCGGGACCCCTTCACGGCGTGTGCGGCGGCGGCGCGGCACGGTCGCAGACCCGACCCTCGGGGGGGGTCCGGGCGACAATTATGGTGGCGACCTGTTTGCCCAGATCGAACGTTACGCGGCCCTCGCGTGCGCCGCGGCCGAGGGCGAGCAGTTCGACCTGATTCATGCGCATGACTGGATGACGTTTCTCGCGGGCATCGCGGTACAGCAGGAATCCGGCAAGCCGCTGGTGGTGCATGTGCACTCCACGGAGTTCGACCGCACCGGGTTACACGTCAACCAGCGCATCTACGACATCGAGCGCGCCGGCATGCACGCCGCGACCAACGTGATCGCCGTCAGCCACCTCACCCGCAACATCATCCTGCGGCACTACGGCGTTGATCCGCGCAAGGTCGAAGTGGTGTACAACGCCATCGACGACAACGGCGATGCGCCCACCGTCGATCTCCCGCCCATCACGCGGGACGACAAGATCGTGCTCTTTCTTGGCCGCATCACGATGCAGAAGGGTCCGGAGTACTTCCTCGCCGCCGCGAAGCGGGTACTCGAAGTGATGGATAATGTCCGCTTTGTCATGGCAGGCAGCGGGGACATGATTCGCCGCATGATCGAGCTGGCCGCGGAAATGGGCATCGGCCACAAGGTGCTCTTCACCGGTTTCCTGCGGGGGAATGACGTACGGCGGGTGTATCGCATGGCCGACCTGTACGTCATGCCGTCGGTGTCGGAGCCCTTCGGACTGACGCCGCTCGAGGCCCTTTCCAACGATGTGCCGGTCCTGATTTCCAAGCAGAGCGGAGTGGCCGAGGTGCTCACCCACGCACTGAAAGTCGACTTCTGGGATGTCGACGAAATGGCCAACAAGATTGTGGCCGTCTTACGGCATCCACCACTCCAAGCCGCGCTGCGCGACCACGGCGGCTTCGAGGTCAAGCGCTTCAGTTGGGTCGACGCGGCGCGCAATTGCATCAAGGTGTATGAAGCGGCTACCGGCGCCTGGCGCGACTGA
- the infB gene encoding translation initiation factor IF-2 — translation MASTLRVHSLAKELGVPSKAIIEKCRAEGVELKNHMAAISIGLAESIREWFSVGVDVTTVEVAQPVDVEEARRARRRRQREDEAAGIEPEVAAGDEESDTTAISSAESELDEAAAIEAEVAIPEAAAVEPEVEPETDQTLVAAAEIPSVSPTEVSDSEFVVEHVADQPVTLEIAVDETGPDEVDDSTPPTEQRPAAAVPARPTEPIRPAGPQVVPLPAELRGPKVVRIEAPEPVRAPRPRPVPRGPGGPAAPGVAATTTTATPPRRRGKGRKAEEEEAARARARSPRRHGGATDVDQRLREWRDQDLLERKERLASVTGQGLAQRRAAERRRQTGSTTGPQSRKDPVVITAPLSLKEFCSTAGVPFAALSQRLMEHTGQLWTINQQIDAETAEMLVLDLGLGVSIARAKTAYEQLRDEFDSRERKHLKPRPPVVAMLGHVDHGKTSLLDAIRRTRVAAGEAGGITQHIGAYRVTRDGWDVTFVDTPGHQAFTEMRARGANLTDVVVLVVAADDGVMPQTAEAINHAKAAGVAIVVALNKIDLPGVDLNRIYAQLSEHELTPAEWGGSTDVLKTSATSGQGVDELVGHLSTLSELLELTADATVPARATVIEAQMREGRGVVAQVLVREGTLKVGDIVVCGPGSGRVRSLRDDRGRTVKAAMPGSPVEVSGLDELPIAGDDLFQVDQLARAKSIAEEVREQRRTAGLAQTLKPKTLEDLMRGDTDTEVPALNVILKADVQGSVQVLRQTLADFPADKARLTILHAAVGAITEADVQLARASGAIVIGFHVVAEDRAASLADQLGVEIRNYRVIYELRDDLHKALAGLLAPIEKEETRGTIEVRQVFNVSRIGTIAGCLVTDGVVHRNHRVRIVRDGRVISEGRGIASLKRFKDDAREVRAGFECGVKIEGFDDVKPGDILQAYEITQIAQEL, via the coding sequence GTGGCGTCGACGCTGAGAGTGCACTCGCTAGCGAAGGAACTCGGAGTCCCCAGTAAGGCCATCATCGAGAAGTGCCGCGCTGAAGGTGTGGAACTCAAGAACCACATGGCAGCGATCTCGATTGGGCTGGCGGAGTCGATCCGCGAGTGGTTTAGCGTGGGCGTAGACGTGACCACCGTCGAGGTTGCGCAGCCGGTCGATGTTGAAGAGGCCCGTCGCGCGCGCCGCCGCAGACAGCGCGAAGACGAAGCGGCTGGCATCGAACCCGAAGTGGCTGCGGGCGACGAAGAGAGTGATACGACCGCGATTTCCAGCGCGGAGAGCGAACTCGACGAAGCGGCTGCCATCGAGGCGGAGGTCGCGATTCCCGAAGCCGCGGCGGTGGAACCCGAGGTTGAACCGGAGACGGATCAAACACTTGTTGCTGCCGCTGAAATCCCATCGGTCAGTCCGACGGAAGTATCGGATTCTGAATTCGTAGTCGAGCATGTCGCCGACCAGCCGGTCACGCTTGAAATTGCGGTGGATGAAACCGGACCGGATGAGGTCGATGACTCGACCCCACCCACCGAACAACGTCCCGCCGCGGCTGTTCCGGCGCGCCCGACAGAACCGATCCGTCCGGCGGGTCCACAGGTCGTGCCGCTGCCGGCCGAGCTGCGCGGCCCCAAGGTGGTGCGGATCGAGGCCCCCGAACCGGTGCGTGCTCCACGGCCCCGACCCGTGCCGCGCGGCCCCGGCGGTCCGGCCGCCCCCGGTGTTGCAGCCACTACAACGACTGCCACGCCCCCCCGACGTCGCGGCAAGGGGCGCAAGGCGGAGGAAGAAGAAGCGGCCCGCGCACGGGCGCGAAGCCCCCGGCGTCACGGAGGGGCGACGGATGTCGACCAGCGGCTGCGTGAATGGCGTGACCAGGACCTGCTGGAGCGCAAGGAGCGCTTGGCCAGTGTAACCGGACAGGGGCTCGCCCAACGGCGTGCCGCGGAACGTCGTCGTCAGACCGGTAGTACCACCGGCCCGCAATCACGCAAAGACCCGGTCGTTATCACGGCCCCGCTGAGTCTCAAAGAGTTTTGTTCAACCGCTGGTGTGCCGTTTGCGGCGCTCTCTCAGCGCTTGATGGAGCACACGGGTCAGCTCTGGACGATCAACCAGCAGATCGATGCGGAGACGGCCGAGATGCTCGTGCTCGATCTCGGCCTGGGTGTGTCGATTGCGCGGGCCAAGACCGCTTACGAGCAACTGCGGGATGAGTTTGACAGCCGGGAACGCAAGCACCTTAAGCCGCGGCCGCCAGTGGTGGCCATGCTCGGCCATGTCGACCACGGCAAGACGTCGCTGCTCGATGCCATTCGGCGGACACGCGTCGCGGCGGGTGAGGCCGGCGGCATCACGCAGCACATCGGGGCATATCGTGTCACTCGCGACGGCTGGGACGTGACTTTCGTCGATACCCCCGGCCACCAGGCCTTTACGGAGATGCGAGCCCGCGGCGCCAACCTGACGGACGTGGTCGTGCTTGTCGTGGCCGCCGACGATGGGGTCATGCCGCAGACCGCCGAGGCCATCAACCACGCCAAGGCGGCCGGTGTGGCCATCGTGGTGGCGTTGAACAAGATCGACCTGCCAGGTGTGGATCTGAACCGCATTTATGCGCAGTTGTCGGAGCACGAGCTGACGCCCGCAGAATGGGGCGGCTCGACCGACGTGCTCAAGACCAGCGCCACCTCCGGTCAGGGGGTGGACGAACTGGTGGGCCACCTGAGCACCCTGAGCGAGTTGCTCGAATTGACGGCCGACGCGACAGTCCCAGCCCGGGCTACCGTGATCGAAGCGCAGATGCGGGAGGGCCGGGGCGTGGTCGCACAGGTCCTCGTGCGAGAGGGCACGCTGAAGGTCGGTGATATCGTCGTCTGCGGACCCGGCTCCGGCCGGGTGCGTTCGCTGCGTGATGATCGTGGTCGCACGGTGAAGGCGGCGATGCCCGGCAGCCCAGTGGAAGTCTCCGGCCTGGATGAGTTGCCGATCGCCGGCGATGACCTCTTCCAGGTGGATCAACTGGCCCGTGCGAAGTCGATTGCGGAAGAGGTCCGTGAACAGCGGCGCACGGCGGGCCTGGCTCAGACGCTCAAGCCCAAGACGCTTGAGGATCTCATGCGGGGCGATACCGACACCGAGGTGCCGGCGCTCAATGTCATTCTCAAGGCGGACGTGCAGGGCTCTGTCCAGGTGTTGCGGCAGACGCTGGCGGATTTCCCGGCCGACAAGGCCCGCCTGACGATTCTGCATGCCGCGGTCGGCGCCATTACCGAGGCGGACGTGCAGCTTGCACGCGCTTCGGGTGCGATCGTGATCGGTTTCCATGTGGTCGCGGAGGACCGCGCCGCATCGCTGGCGGATCAGCTCGGCGTCGAAATCCGCAATTACCGCGTGATTTACGAACTGCGGGATGACCTCCACAAGGCGCTGGCGGGCCTGCTCGCCCCGATCGAGAAAGAGGAAACCCGCGGCACGATCGAAGTGCGGCAGGTATTCAACGTCTCGCGTATCGGAACGATCGCCGGCTGTCTCGTGACCGACGGGGTGGTGCATCGCAACCACCGCGTGCGCATCGTGCGTGACGGACGCGTGATTTCGGAGGGCCGCGGGATCGCATCGCTCAAAAGGTTCAAGGACGATGCCCGCGAAGTTCGGGCCGGGTTCGAATGCGGCGTCAAGATCGAGGGTTTCGACGACGTGAAGCCGGGCGACATCCTCCAGGCCTACGAGATCACGCAGATTGCGCAGGAGCTGTAG
- a CDS encoding DUF503 domain-containing protein, which yields MIVGVLRVRLGILEARSLKDKRRVTKSLKERLGARHNVSIAEVADLDHRQAATFGIALVGNEARFVESCLAKIVEELRVYPHATLLDSDIELL from the coding sequence ATGATTGTGGGTGTATTACGGGTTCGGTTGGGAATCCTGGAGGCGCGGTCCCTGAAGGATAAGCGGCGCGTGACGAAAAGTCTCAAGGAACGCCTGGGGGCACGGCACAACGTGTCGATTGCCGAAGTGGCTGATCTTGACCATCGGCAGGCCGCGACTTTCGGAATCGCCCTCGTCGGCAACGAAGCGCGATTTGTCGAGAGTTGCCTGGCTAAGATCGTGGAGGAGTTGCGGGTGTATCCGCACGCCACGCTGCTCGACTCCGACATCGAATTGCTGTAA
- the rbfA gene encoding 30S ribosome-binding factor RbfA, with product MSRRTVRIGSLIRQIIAEAIRTHLSDPRIPTITSILRVEVSEDLSVAKVFVSVLGTDTQRKLAVEALQCAAGRLRRLLAPELSLRKVPQLVFESDTSVQVTFDTISAIDDAMRDLGQLPVWEAEDADTGTDGGPASDDPLVGADETDASGLPLRPGGVPAPAPRSVGRVDAGKEDV from the coding sequence GTGAGTCGCCGTACCGTACGCATCGGTAGTCTGATTCGCCAGATCATTGCGGAGGCAATCCGCACGCACCTGAGCGATCCGCGGATACCAACCATCACGTCGATTCTGCGTGTGGAGGTAAGCGAAGATCTTTCCGTCGCGAAAGTCTTCGTCAGTGTGCTTGGCACGGATACCCAGCGGAAGCTCGCCGTCGAGGCGCTCCAGTGTGCCGCCGGTCGGCTGCGCCGCCTGCTCGCGCCCGAACTGAGTTTGCGAAAAGTGCCCCAACTCGTGTTTGAGTCCGACACCTCCGTACAGGTGACCTTCGACACAATCAGTGCGATTGATGATGCGATGCGGGATCTGGGGCAGTTGCCGGTGTGGGAAGCGGAAGATGCCGACACGGGTACGGATGGCGGCCCTGCATCGGACGACCCCCTGGTCGGCGCCGATGAGACGGACGCATCCGGTTTGCCGCTGCGCCCGGGGGGAGTGCCAGCGCCAGCCCCGCGGTCCGTCGGTCGCGTGGACGCTGGAAAGGAGGACGTCTGA
- a CDS encoding KpsF/GutQ family sugar-phosphate isomerase, translating to MKTALEIARQVVCDEAVALQQLADGLGAEFEEVVETLHGLTTEGPHGAAGLVLVSGLGKSGNIGQKIAASLTSTGTPAVFMHPVEALHGDLGIVTPRHSLIALSRSGDTDEIVRFVAYFRRLGGPVIGLTQRRVSRLAELCQHLILLPDAPEAGPLSLAPTTSCALMLAAGDALAMGLLHRRGFQAEDFARYHPEGALGRRLLLRARDLMHGGTALPVVAADCSFAELVMEMTRKRLGLALIVGSDGRLLGTFTDGDLRRIFERVANPRALDARAAFTQSRRTADAPAVHVSWIQPEHLAVDCLRIMRESQITSLIVTDAEERPVGVLRWTDLLSAGLG from the coding sequence GTGAAGACGGCGCTTGAAATCGCCCGGCAGGTCGTGTGCGACGAGGCCGTTGCGCTGCAGCAGTTGGCTGACGGCCTCGGCGCGGAGTTCGAAGAGGTTGTAGAAACGCTGCATGGCCTGACGACGGAAGGGCCGCATGGCGCGGCGGGGCTCGTGCTCGTCAGCGGTCTGGGCAAGAGTGGCAATATAGGCCAGAAGATCGCGGCGTCGCTGACGAGCACGGGCACGCCGGCGGTGTTCATGCACCCGGTCGAGGCGCTGCACGGCGACCTCGGCATCGTAACGCCGCGCCATTCCCTCATCGCCCTTTCCCGCAGCGGGGATACGGATGAGATCGTGCGTTTCGTGGCCTACTTTCGCCGTCTGGGCGGACCCGTCATTGGGCTGACGCAGCGGCGGGTCTCGCGACTCGCGGAACTGTGCCAGCACCTGATCCTGCTGCCGGATGCGCCGGAAGCTGGGCCGCTCAGTCTTGCACCGACAACGAGTTGCGCGTTGATGCTGGCCGCCGGCGATGCACTCGCGATGGGGCTGCTGCACCGCCGCGGATTCCAGGCCGAGGACTTCGCACGGTACCACCCCGAGGGTGCGCTGGGCCGTCGCCTGCTGCTGCGCGCCCGCGATCTCATGCATGGCGGGACCGCGCTGCCCGTGGTCGCGGCCGATTGCTCCTTCGCGGAGCTTGTCATGGAGATGACGCGGAAGCGACTCGGTTTGGCGCTCATCGTAGGGTCCGATGGCCGTTTGCTTGGCACTTTTACCGACGGTGACCTGCGGCGTATTTTCGAGCGTGTTGCGAATCCGCGCGCCCTCGATGCCCGGGCCGCCTTCACGCAGAGCCGCCGCACGGCCGATGCGCCTGCAGTGCATGTCTCGTGGATCCAGCCGGAACACCTCGCCGTGGATTGCCTGCGCATCATGCGCGAAAGCCAAATCACCAGTCTCATCGTGACGGATGCCGAGGAACGACCAGTCGGTGTCCTGCGCTGGACGGACCTGTTGAGCGCCGGGCTGGGGTAA